In Coraliomargarita parva, the genomic stretch CAGACTGATCAGCCCCATCGCGGCCTCGCCACCGGCGACGGCCACCACATACCGCCCCGCCACGCGCCCCGCCGACAGGAAGTCGGAGACACCCTTCACGAAACGTTGCGAGTAGAACCCGATAACTGCCACCAACAACAGGGGGCAAAGTGCAATCAGCCAATCAATCCAGTGCATAATACTTTATTTCGATTCCAGACCCTTCGAAAACACTAGATCCGTGTAGCCTTCATAGTAGTGAAATCCGTTGCGCGGTGACTCGGGCATCGACATCAGCAACAGGGGCTGCTCGAAATGCTTCGAGAAATCGTAACGACCAAAATTAAACGTCCACGTCACGCTATCAGCGGGAACAGTGGCCCCCTCGAAAGCGGTCAAAGGAATCGCCATCTCGATGGTGAAACTGCGATCCTCGTCGCTTAGGTCTCCGTCCGTGCCGTCGACCGACGTGGCGACATGAGCCCCGGAGGACCAGGTTTTGAAGCGATTGGCACCACCTGCCCCGCGGCTGGGATAGCGCGCATCAAACAAGGTGCCGTTCGGTGCGACAACAAACTCGTAATAGACCGGCTTGTCACCATCCGGCTTCACAAAA encodes the following:
- a CDS encoding carbohydrate-binding family 9-like protein, which gives rise to MSKFEYMIGLAALSLMAVGCSRQPLAAATVESPPYRCQTAGSPVVIDGRIDEAAWDLAEPITTFYAFLPADATELSATEARVLWDADYLYVSIVCTDTDIWSYSDEPDSDLWLGDVGEFFVKPDGDKPVYYEFVVAPNGTLFDARYPSRGAGGANRFKTWSSGAHVATSVDGTDGDLSDEDRSFTIEMAIPLTAFEGATVPADSVTWTFNFGRYDFSKHFEQPLLLMSMPESPRNGFHYYEGYTDLVFSKGLESK